A genomic region of Aspergillus oryzae RIB40 DNA, chromosome 1 contains the following coding sequences:
- a CDS encoding uncharacterized protein (predicted protein) — translation MVLSQVPKRFSAFPPPNMSNARTHTKIAGTPDYDDPIFWDTKFATGQDVGEWLNPGENLVQAVLSHLDNRSSVQERSPRVLHLGPGISKLGTKLREAFVDRDWKGSGIVNVDFSAEAVRLGQEIESKQNPSHAMHWLCADLRSWNDMSSLAPLAPFDIIIDKSTSDAIATSPSTTLSPTSISQDTCPVVRDVANTQGQTTLSPVELLALHLVPLTIEGTMWFSLSYSTMRFDNLPRLANHWDLVSRTPLKAPQGQTSSFAHAPEVFHWLYILRRK, via the exons ATGGTCTTATCTCAAGTCCCGAAGCGATTTTCCGCTTTTCCACCGCCCAATATGTCGAATGCAAGAACGCATACCAAAATCGCAGGGACTCCGGACTACGACGACCCGATTTTCTGGGATACGAAATTTGCGACCGGCCAAGATGTGGGCGAATGGTTGAATCCTGGGGAGAATCTCGTCCAGGCTGTTCTGTCACATTTAGACAACCGATCATCTGTCCAAGAACGTTCCCCTCGCGTGTTGCATCTGGGACCCGGGATCTCGAAACTAGGGACGAAGCTTCGCGAGGCATTCGTGGACCGCGACTGGAAAGGCTCTGGCATCGTG AATGTTGATTTTTCGGCCGAAGCCGTCCGCCTGGGCCAAGAAATCGAGAGCAAACAAAACCCGTCGCATGCAATGCACTGGCTGTGTGCTGATCTTCGATCATGGAACGATATGTCGAGCTTGGCCCCGCTGGCGCCTTTTGATATAATCATCGATAAAAGCACGAGCGACGCCATCGcaacctccccatccacgaCGCTCTCGCCCACCTCCATCTCACAAGACACCTGCCCCGTGGTGCGCGACGTTGCGAATACCCAAGGACAAACGACTCTATCCCCAGTCGAGCTGTTGGCGCTACATCTCGTCCCGTTGACCATCGAAGGGACGATGTGGTTTTCCCTTTCCTACTCAACTATGCGATTTGATAACCTTCCACGGCTAGCGAATCATTGGGATCTCGTTTCCCGTACCCCGCTCAAGGCGCCCCAGGGTCAAACTTCCTCATTTGCGCATGCCCCTGAGGTTTTCCATTGGCTATATATACTGAGGCGGAAATGA
- a CDS encoding uncharacterized protein (predicted protein), giving the protein MMNWIYGAPSLTLTISHTLNIMLQKSKIESDSAQIDPIHPAHGIVGMIVETDAVFGNVTEDGPNYRNVGWIGTTALMMKTQIGLGVLSMPLVFGTLGLIPGNILLLTIAGITTWSNYMIGVFKLRHPEVYGIDDVGRMFFGQIGCELFGAAYALFYTVAAGSAMLSISTALNALSSHAVCTAAFVAVAAVIGTVLQQHLQLVYGSPTIRLSIIQVSPTPSQQFLHLSLPMLLLGPLA; this is encoded by the exons ATGATGAACTGGATCTATGGCGCCCCTTCTCTGACCCTTACCATCTCGCACACTCTCAACATCATGTTACAGAAATCCAAGATAGAATCCGATTCGGCGCAAATTGATCCCATACATCCAGCTCATGGCATAGTCGGAATGATTGTTGAGACTGATGCTGTCTTCGGAAATGTCACGGAAGACGGGCCTAATTACCGTAAT GTTGGCTGGATAGGCACAACtgccttgatgatgaaaaccCAGATTGGACTTGGGGTTCTTTCTATGCCCCTCGTCTTTGGTACCTTGGGTCTTATTCCGGGGAATATTCTCCTGTTGACTATCGCCGGTATTACGACTTGGTCAAATTATATGATCGGAGTCTTCAAGCTCCGTCATCCCGAAGTATATGGCATTGACGATGTGGGACGGATGTTCTTTGGCCAAATCGGCTGCGAGCTCTTCGGTGCTGCATATGCACTCT TCTATACTGTAGCCGCTGGATCGGCCATGCTGAGTATCTCGACGGCCCTCAACGCACTTTCCTCTCATGCTGTCTGTACTGCGGCTTTTGTGGCTGTTGCAGCTGTGATTGG GACCGTCCTTCAGCAGCACCTTCAACTGGTATATGGAAGTCCGACTATAAGATTGTCAATAATCCAAGTTTCACCGACGCCGTCTCAGCAATTTCTACACTTGTCTTTACCTATGCTG CTCTTGGGTCCGCTGGCGTGA
- a CDS encoding uncharacterized protein (predicted protein), giving the protein MSLFLVIVVVLLLFLSSPLHRLVHIGLKKPVSPNIDPETYRRIIEGKGLYQEVHNQLNARQSRAIPNKRLRAVFGIENALTTDNEIHAKRFLRQVKGLINLSPTSWESLSGLVRSAARRSIDGAMANSPDKPRVMLTNLVQVLVLRVVLSVLFRMETEALEVPDHDLLRLAEAINDAWTSSKDKTHLVSFQDNISLQNSLKTVFPHLNCLDPQGNPLNLVIPGFETMWRIVLRLFIEISYTSGLYHPEWRGIMTTFAIAPTKDEFERRNGKQNLSAEMLVNEALRLYPPTKRVYRAFLPVGSDTVEVLNADIEKAQTATHIWGSDAEVFAPGRWGALTPQQKLAFFPFGSKPFVCPAQAAFGPRAIALVVGALLVELGGEWSLCVGAECTEALVPGVRLSNQRTEYRDLCLARAGPV; this is encoded by the coding sequence ATGTCGTTATTTCTTGTGATAGTGGTGgtcttgcttcttttcctctcctctcctctgcACCGTCTAGTCCACATAGGACTAAAGAAACCAGTATCCCCCAATATCGACCCAGAAACATACCGTCGCATAATAGAGGGAAAAGGACTTTACCAGGAAGTACATAATCAGCTTAATGCACGTCAGTCCAGAGCCATCCCAAACAAACGACTGCGCGCGGTATTTGGGATCGAAAACGCCTTGACGACCGACAATGAAATCCACGCGAAACGCTTCCTTAGACAAGTCAAAGGGTTGATTAACCTGTCCCCCACATCCTGGGAGTCCTTATCGGGCCTCGTGCGCAGCGCCGCACGGCGTAGTATTGACGGCGCAATGGCAAACAGCCCGGACAAACCACGCGTCATGCTCACAAACCTGGTACAAGTGCTAGTCTTGCGGGTGGTCTTAAGTGTTCTATTCCGGATGGAAACCGAGGCCCTTGAGGTCCCAGACCACGATCTACTCCGTCTCGCGGAAGCGATTAACGATGCTTGGACTTCATCCAAAGACAAGACGCACCTCGTATCCTTTCAAGACAATATTTCTCTCCAGAATTCCTTGAAGACAGTGTTCCCTCATTTGAACTGTCTGGATCCGCAAGGAAACCCACTGAATCTGGTCATCCCAGGCTTCGAGACGATGTGGCGGATTGTCCTGCGCCTTTTCATCGAGATAAGCTACACTTCAGGACTCTACCACCCCGAATGGCGGGGGATAATGACTACCTTCGCAATTGCCCCAACCAAAGACGAGTTCGAGCGACGGAACGGCAAGCAAAACCTCTCAGCAGAGATGCTAGTCAACGAGGCACTGCGTCTCTATCCACCCACGAAACGTGTGTATCGTGCATTTCTCCCAGTGGGGTCAGATACAGTCGAAGTCCTGAATGCAGACATTGAGAAGGCTCAAACCGCAACTCATATCTGGGGCTCCGATGCAGAAGTATTTGCCCCAGGACGTTGGGGTGCCTTGACGCCGCAGCAGAAACTCGCTTTTTTTCCATTCGGTAGTAAGCCTTTTGTATGTCCGGCGCAGGCTGCGTTTGGGCCTAGGGCTATTGCCTTGGTTGTGGGTGCGTTGCTGGTCGAATTGGGAGGAGAGTGGTCGCTTTGTGTGGGTGCTGAGTGTACGGAAGCCTTGGTGCCTGGGGTAAGGTTGAGTAACCAAAGAACGGAGTATCGTGACTTGTGTCTTGCTCGGGCTGGACCTGTTTGA